One Glycine max cultivar Williams 82 chromosome 6, Glycine_max_v4.0, whole genome shotgun sequence DNA segment encodes these proteins:
- the LOC100776220 gene encoding UBP1-associated protein 2C gives MDPTKKRKLDENGFNNNDSSDPLKLSPSEVRKLIERFTSDQLLDILQDAVARHLDVLAAVRAVADPDVSQRKLFIRGLGWDTTTDGLRSLFSTFGDLEEAVVILDKATGKSKGYGFVTFRHVDGALLALREPSKRIDGRVTVTQLAAAGNSASNVNPADVALRKIYVANVPPDLPADKLLAHFSVYGEIEEGPLGFDKQTGKSKGFALFVYKSPEGAQAALIDPVKTVEGRQLSCKLAITDGKQGKRVGPDSAQAHHGNVQHGHGDGVGAGMGMPPNAGSGPGQYGGPGQYGPPVGMGSYGGFGGQPPMGNHNHPLNSTNPVPGSLAGAGGYGGGMGGPYGGYGGGPGPGSTGFGGAGGMGGGGGGVGGGAGGGLGGAGGGSSMYRLPGSGGMPAGGTGGYPDSGHYGLSASSGYQNQHHPPSGTSPMPRVPPGSMYPNMPPYY, from the coding sequence ATGGATCCAACCAAGAAGCGCAAGCTCGACGAGAACGGCTTCAACAACAACGACTCTTCCGACCCCCTCAAGCTCTCCCCCTCCGAAGTCCGCAAGCTCATCGAGCGCTTCACCTCCGACCAGCTCCTCGACATCCTCCAGGACGCGGTGGCGCGCCACCTCGACGTCCTTGCCGCCGTGCGCGCCGTCGCGGACCCTGACGTCTCCCAGCGCAAGCTCTTCATCCGCGGCCTCGGCTGGGACACCACCACCGACGGCCTCCGCTCGCTCTTCTCCACCTTCGGCGACCTCGAGGAGGCCGTTGTCATCCTCGACAAGGCCACTGGCAAGTCCAAGGGATACGGCTTCGTCACCTTCCGCCACGTCGACGGCGCGCTTCTCGCCCTCCGCGAGCCCAGCAAGCGCATCGACGGCCGCGTGACGGTCACGCAGCTCGCCGCCGCCGGGAACTCCGCGTCGAACGTCAACCCCGCTGACGTAGCTCTCCGTAAGATCTACGTCGCCAACGTGCCGCCGGACCTGCCCGCGGACAAGCTTCTCGCGCACTTCTCCGTGTACGGCGAAATCGAAGAAGGTCCGTTAGGGTTTGATAAACAAACAGGAAAGTCGAAAGGGTTtgctttatttgtttataagtcTCCCGAGGGTGCTCAGGCCGCATTGATAGATCCTGTGAAGACTGTGGAAGGGAGGCAGTTGAGTTGTAAGTTGGCGATTACTGATGGGAAGCAGGGAAAGCGGGTAGGGCCGGACTCGGCCCAGGCCCATCACGGGAATGTTCAGCACGGGCATGGAGATGGAGTGGGGGCGGGAATGGGGATGCCTCCTAATGCGGGGTCCGGGCCTGGGCAGTATGGTGGACCTGGACAGTATGGGCCCCCGGTTGGGATGGGTTCTTATGGTGGGTTTGGCGGACAGCCTCCGATGGGCAATCATAACCATCCTCTTAATTCGACGAATCCTGTGCCGGGTTCTTTGGCAGGTGCTGGTGGGTATGGTGGTGGGATGGGTGGGCCATATGGTGGGTACGGTGGTGGACCTGGACCGGGGTCGACTGGCTTTGGCGGTGCTGGTGGGATGGGAGGAGGTGGTGGAGGTGTTGGTGGTGGCGCTGGTGGCGGGCTTGGTGGTGCTGGTGGTGGTAGTTCTATGTATAGATTGCCGGGTTCGGGCGGAATGCCTGCTGGTGGTACTGGAGGGTATCCGGATAGTGGACACTATGGTTTATCAGCTTCCTCTGGGTACCAGAATCAGCATCACCCTCCTTCTGGAACTTCACCTATGCCTAGGGTTCCGCCTGGTTCGATGTATCCCAATATGCCCCCTTACTACTGA